Sequence from the Ictalurus punctatus breed USDA103 chromosome 10, Coco_2.0, whole genome shotgun sequence genome:
TGTTGGTGTGAATTCTCTAAATTAGTTCTGGTTTAGCCAGTTGCCTTTGCAAGATGAACTTGTTCACTTGTGTGCAATGGAAGTGTCACATGACCTCAATGTAGATACACCTGCTGCTGCTGGAAGGCCCTAGAGATTGTTGGAGATCTAAACAAACAGCACTGTGAAAACCAAGGGGCTATTAAAACAATTCCAGGACCAAGTTATGTAATAGTATCGATCAGGATTTGGTAATTACAATCTTCAGTAACAtcagttatttaaaatgaatggaaaaaatatTGCAAAACTGCGACTCTGCCTAGAGGAGGACGTCCACCAAAAGTCAGTGAAAGAGGCCAAGGGGGCATCTGCAGGAGCTGGAAAGATCTACACCTGAAATGGAACAAGTTGTTTACAAGGCAACTATATCCTAGACACCAGGGGTGGTTATTAAAACAGCTGAAGCACAACTTTCTATTTTGGactatttctattattatttctgttctATCGATGGTTTGAGTCACTAAAATATTGAATTCTCACTTGAAACTCAACACTTCTCATCAAcctgagaacaccatccctacagtgaagcatggtagtggtagcatcatgttaagCCTTACCCTTTTACTCTTGGTTATTCTTCTCCCTAATGCCCTGCGTACTTGTTCATGGACTTTTGGTGGGTGGAGTCATAGTTGTCCTATCTTCCGTCCAtgatttaataatgaatttaatgttgtggaaaaggTCAAGGGGGTAAATGCTTATGCAAAATGCTGTATCTACAAAGTGACCTATAAGGTATATTTACTTGATAAAATGACCAATTATTGTAGCTATGAGGGTAAAAGGGtaaaaactagagatgcaccgatgtgtTGGCCGATAAAGGATATTTTTCccggtatcggccgatagtttaaaaacatccgatgatcagggctgatttatatcctgtcaataaaaagagggtggaaaaacacatcgattttgtaaagaagatgtcttgtgtggaatgatgacaaaactgcagtttgtaagctctgtactGCTAAAGTTTTACACCTGAagtagcagcagtgaagcgTTTCGGCATCGAGtctcactctgaataatcggttatcggtatcggctgagaaatttagtatcagtgcatctctaataaaaaCCTTCTAAATGACTACCGAATCTATaacctgtatgtgtgttttaataACCCAGGGAGCAAAAATGGGGATTGAACACATACCTTTATGCCCCAAAAGATGACTACAAACACAGGATGTACTGGAGAGAGCTGTATACCTCAGAGGAGGCAGGTAAGAAACTCATGATTATAGCTTTTCTCTTAAAAATATTATGAAGAAAAAATTAATAGCTGCGATAGGTATACTGGAATATGAATTGttagaaatatatattatacatattttctTTGTGGCATTACTGATGTGGTCAGAAGCATTCACTCTGTTGTCGGGAGATGGTGGGTTGAATCCCGATAATGCCACAGTCAGCTGTGGCTGGGAGTCCAAGAACTGGCTGTGATCTTAGGATGGTAGGAGGGATGGTATACTCTTTCTGCCCAGAGCAAAACTAGCCAAGTATGCAAAAGAGGGTAGGTGGTGATTTCCTCTAAGCTCATCTGCCTTATAACATGGCATAAGCAGCAGTTTCAAAAAGATGCAGCTGGCATGTCTCAGATGAAGTATGTGTTCACTTTCACCCGCTCTGTGTGATAGGGTAGCGCTAGCTAgtaggtgggaattggcaaaaaaaaaacaaattgggagaaaatgggggTAATAATCCAAAAACAAGGTGGTGTCAGTGATTTTCAAGTCAACACACTGTGTAATATTTGGCAGTCCTCACATTTCGGCAGCCTTCTCTGTGGTGCCTCTGTAAACGTGATTGAGCAGGAGGCATCTCTGTTTGCCCGTTTATGTCGTGTTTTTACACACCTTGtgtttttgggctgtttttttgGGAGGGAACACTAAACAGGACTGGGTTTATTTGGACACTGAATTTCAAATCAGCTTACTTCAGCTATAGTCCTCCTGACTCTTaaagaattttgaaaaattttaaGCCAAGCTTGATGTATAGTGATGACTGTCAAACAGATGACAGTAATGTATAATGTGATGTATAATGTAATTAGGAAGTTACAGAATTCACACATCCCATCTTTTTTAGAGATAGATTTTGTCATATAAAATTCTCTCTTGTGTTTTTGAAGAGCAACTGATCACACTCATTTCTGCTGCGAAAGAACATGACATTGAGTTCATCTACGCCATTTCACCCGGGTTGGATATTACATTCTCGAACCCGAAAGAGGTTGCAGCTCTTAAGAGAAAGCTAAGTCAGGTAATATTACATGATTTCAGACATGCCTATTCATTAATTGATAGTGTTTTATCACAAAGATACATTTATCTTTGTTATGGTATCGTATACAGATTTGGGtgtttaatttttcattttacgaaagcttcaagtgcagttaattatttgtcatgctatatgtgcaaatagacgactgcttgaagccatttGCGCCGTCCCAAACCTTGTACttaccatctatatagtagctgaaatacgtgtattttgcctactatatagtagggaagtacgcggtttcggatgcagccgtactcttgtttgccgtcaaacgtgtgtgtacgtgtcctgtcgcacaatgcggtgaaaactcccacacgatgttaatagtgtgactaaggtgtgtacatgtctgtaatgcactttgataatgcgattaaaacaggaatactccagacgtcttaattccatttgtgtttacttcgagtacgactttatttggattaaggtcatcaataatctgtGTTTACacggtagtttcttaatcagagtattgtcttaatcagattaatatcggattattgttgtccatgtgaaCGTACTGAGTGTTTCATAGAGCAGCTGAATAATTTAATGTCTAATGTCCATTATGTATTTGTCTCTGAGCTAAATCTGATGGAGTTGAGTGTACGTTTCTTGCACGGCAGGTGTGTGAGTTCGGCTGCAGATCCTTCGCCCTGCTTTTTGACGACATTGAGCCAGAAATGTGTGCTGCTGATAAGGAGGCCTTTAGCTCCTTTGCTCATGCACAGGTGTCCGTCACCAATCAGGTGTATCAGGACCTGCAGGAGCCCCAGACCTTTCTCTTCTGCCCAACAGGTAACACTGATGCCTACTAATTGCAGTGCTCTACCTGTAATAAATGTGTGACTACATAACAGTTTCTCAGAATAATCTGGATGGACCTATaggcaaaataaagaaaagcagCTCCCCTTCTTTTGATTTACGTCAAAAGCCACAGAGAATGCAAACAACCTCATCATCACCAGAGTTAAACCAGTATTTCAGATTTGTTATAatctttattactttattactgaCAATAATAAATCTACAGGGTAGTCCTTGCATGAGCAGCTTTTTTCCTCTTAAGCATAAGTACTTTTGTCTGGGGGAAAAGAGCCTAGCCTAAAGGCACCATTACCAATAGTATAAGCAATGGACTTTACAGAAATAGGTAAACAGTTTTCTAAACACTGTTTTCCTTTTGTAGATTACTGCGCTGCATTCTGTACCCCTAACGTGAGCCAGTCTTCATATTTACACACTGTCGGAGAGAAACTCCTCCCTGGGATTGATATTCTCTGGACCGGTAAGATCCAAAGCACTGTCTGTTTATCTCCAGTTATTTTAAATATCCAGTACAGCACTTGCCTAATGAATCTGAATCTGTAGATCATAAAATGAATATCCAGATGCCAGATGTGTGTTGAGTGCTGCACTGGATGTGCCAGACAGTAatctataaacattttaaaaatattcatcATGTGGCTGGAAGATGCATCATTGTTGGGGCAGCCATCTTGGATAACTGAAATCACTTTTTTCCTTTGTGAATTTTAGCATCATTAACACCCTATACCCTGTCTTTCAAGTTACTCAGATGGTCATACAGTTCCACTTTGAACTTTAAATTTCTAAATACAGATTCTTCCTGGCAACTTACTAAACGATCTATGTGGAAAAATTACACTACAGAGCTTAACAGTATTGTTTTAAACTAAAGGAGCAGACACCAGGTTTTTAGCTGCATTCATGGTGGGAAAAAGTTGTTTGTGATTTATGTGAGGTGAagctttgtgtgtttttttttgtgttttgttttgttttgttttgttttgtttatttcagtaTACTGTTTCATTAAGTGTTTGCTTTTCATTGCTCTCAGGTCCAAAAGTGGTGTCCAAGGACATTTCTGTGGAGTCTATTGAGGAAGTGTCCAGTGTTCTTAGAAGGCCACCAGTGATTTGGGACAACATCCATGCGAATGACTATGACCCCCAGCGGTTGTTCATGGGACCCTTCAAGAACCGTCCCACCGAACTCATTCCCAAACTCCGAGGAGTACTCACCAATCCGAACTGTGAATTCGAGCCTAACTTTGTGGCTATTCATACACTAGCCACTTGGTGCAAATCTAACACGGGACAGAAAGACGTTGCTATGGGTAAGCTGGTCCAAGTGTTAACTCTTGCATGATTGGTTGTTTTATGTAACCTACTTAAGACCTACTCATCATGACCTAAAAATCATTCGGAATggttcttattaacttttagaAATTTCTCTCAGCCATCCTGATATTGTTGTTCTACAGATGGTGAGGATCAGGGGTCTGACTACAATCCCAAGGAGGCTTTGCGGCTCGCTCTCACTGACTGGCTAGCTGAGTTTGGTGTGGCTGATCAACCCGATGGTAAAACGTTAATGTTCAATATCTGTAGGTTATATCAACCTACAATAATAATGCTGTGGATAATAATAGATAATCTATTAATAGGCAACTTTTCCTTACCAAAAAGACTTGCCATGCAGATAATCAGTATAACTGTTATACTGCTCTTGCTCATGCAATATTGATTAAGTAACAGCACATCCTCACATTATGccttacataaaataaatatttgattatttgtgTATTACAATGTTCATAATTAGTTAATTGTTTAAGGAAAAATCTTGTACTGTTCAAACTGGTTATTTTGAAGTGTTAACATGATTTCTTAGTGCCTAAAACCCCATCTGTGCTGATttattgcgtgtgtgtgtgtgtgtgtgtgtgtgtgtgtgcagtgtccCGCGCTGGTAGTGGTCGTGCAAAGAAAGAGCCGTCTGACGAGGAGCCCATGCAGACGGACGAGTACGTGCCGGGGCCCAGAGAGAACCCTCTGTACACAGCTGAGCCACTCACCCTGGAGGACCTAACGCTGCTTGCTGAGCTCTTCTACCTGCCCTATGAATACGGTCCCACTGCCCTCAACATGCTGCAAGAGCTGCAGTGGCTAAGAGGAAACAGGGACGCTGCCACTTTTGGCCCCGTGGTGACCGAGAACAACAAGGTGAGTGAGAGGGCAAGAGTGTCACCAAACCTGTGCAAGCAGGCAGCGTAGCACACTCTGTGGAAAAGTACCTGCCCCTTTccacccacgattggctagtgtcactgtgattgacagggaagagaGAAAATGCCATCGCTCCCGCCCAGACAGCACAAACAATTTTTGCTCCCTTGGATTCCCGGCCaaggatggctgtggcatcgtcgGGATTTGAACTTGGAATTCGATTTCCTGACAAAAGCAATATCGGaaatgtgttattgtttataTTCTGATTTAATATTCCATTTAAATCTCACAGGCCAAAGAATGGCGAGAGAGAGCCGAGCACTTTGAAGAATCGTGTGATTCGGTTGTCCAGATGTTTAACAGGCTGTCAAACGCACCCAACAGAACTATTCTGTATGATCTGTACAACTACATCTGTGACATAAAGAGTGGTGTGTCTTTAGCCAGAGCATTCGTCAACAGTTTGGGTAAGTACTCATCAGATTATATAGGACCTGGAACTGATTATgaattacatcacaaaaaaatgcaatacaTTGTAACCTCTTCAATTATTTCAAAAAAGTGGTCTTTAACTACTTTTGGACtacttaaagggatagttcacccgaaaatgaaaattctgtcatctgTTACTCACCCTATCCCACCagaaaattgggattaaaccactggagtcacacgGATTACTGTTACGATGCCTTtctgaactttttggagcttgaaagttttggttacttggaACGTAAATGGAGAGATACAAATCTctcaggtttcattaaaaagtcTTCATTTGTCTTTggaagatgaacgaaagtcttatgggtttggaacgacacgAGGGTTTTCATTTTTGTGAGAATTATACAAAAAATGTAGTGTTTTAAAGTTTACCTAGTTTCTTGTGGAAGCAACAAATGAATTGttctataattttattatttagtctTGTTCTACAAAGGGTAGAACACTATGAACAAAAAAATTGTATGTGCACTTTAGAGACtacttttatttccaaaaagagCCGAACATAGTAAAGTGCAGCTTTATGTGGattaatgaaagtaaatatatttcctagaGAAATGTTATACAGCACCTTGAGTTGCAGTTGGAGGCTTTCTTCAGATGTTCTATCCTCAGCCAAGTGGGGAATGATTTTGCTACTGCCATCTACAGTTAAAACTTAGCTAGGATGCCTCCACCTAGGATGTTCTTCTCCAGCCCAGTGGAATCTCCTTGACTAGACTGATATGGATTTATTTGTCTGCTTCATTTGGAAACAGGTGGTCGTAATCCTCCTCCCTCTCAAATTATAAATGATGACCCGGAGCCATGGGGTTTCAGAGGTGGACTTTCTGGAGAGTTCCAGGTACAGTTTGTTAGTCTTTGCCATTTTATTGTGCATTAAATTAttacaaacaagacaaaaataatgCTGTAAcgcaggggtgtccagtcttatccgaAAGGgcgcaggttttcattccaaccaagtagaagccaaccctgagtctattgaaagccaagttcaactgattatacaggtggaatcaggtgtggctcctgcttggttggaatgaaaacctgcacccacacaggccctttccggataagattggacacccctgctttaaAGGGATAATTAAGTAAGTGGTAACTGGTTTTACTAATTTGACTTTGTTATCTAGAGGATGCTTCCATGTCACGGGAACCGAGATCTGTTTCGTACTCCTCCTGCCACTAGAGTGTACACGATTCGACCATGTACTCCCAAAGATATGGTGACTGACTTACTGATTTCGAAAGATAAGGCCCTACTGCTTTTATAGTCTGCTCTTAGACCTGAACTCAAATGCTTTAAGCTACCTAATGATTCTGTGGAGATGCCATCCATTACAAAtgagtattgtgtgtgtgtttgtctactTCACAGTCAGAGCTTTTGAGATTATCCAAGGAGATACAGAGTGAGACGCTACAGCAAGTTACATTAATTGGTGACAGGTGATAAGTCACTTTCACTGATCTACATTTTTTGTTGACATTTGCCAGATTTAtggctggggggaaaaaagcatttactgaCAGTTGGTGATATTATTGCCATTTTTTAGCTAGTAACATCAATCTAGCTGATATACAGGATGCAGTTTCATTCGTCCCTGTGTCCTTCCTCTCAGGCTAGTGGACGGTCAGATTGTTCCATCTAAACACTGTGACCTGGTTCTGGAGGATGAAGTCGGCATCTGTGGTTTCGCTTTAGCCCTCACCGATGCAAAGATAGCCATGACCACATCCCAGGTGACGAAGATGAAGAACACCACCACTACCTCCCACCCATTACTACTAGCTCTGAAATATGTAACTTTTAATTGTGCATCTGCACTGTATTGTATTTTAATCACAGTCATGATTTCTGGCTTCATCAGTTAGGTAGAATTGATGGTGAAACTTTTGCTAAAGATTTGCTAGTCGTAGATATCAGGATTTATTGACACTGGTTCATTAAATCAT
This genomic interval carries:
- the ogal gene encoding protein O-GlcNAcase; translation: MLKMSTSQRMFLSGVVEGFYGRPWTMEQRKELFRREQKWGLNTYLYAPKDDYKHRMYWRELYTSEEAEQLITLISAAKEHDIEFIYAISPGLDITFSNPKEVAALKRKLSQVCEFGCRSFALLFDDIEPEMCAADKEAFSSFAHAQVSVTNQVYQDLQEPQTFLFCPTDYCAAFCTPNVSQSSYLHTVGEKLLPGIDILWTGPKVVSKDISVESIEEVSSVLRRPPVIWDNIHANDYDPQRLFMGPFKNRPTELIPKLRGVLTNPNCEFEPNFVAIHTLATWCKSNTGQKDVAMDGEDQGSDYNPKEALRLALTDWLAEFGVADQPDVSRAGSGRAKKEPSDEEPMQTDEYVPGPRENPLYTAEPLTLEDLTLLAELFYLPYEYGPTALNMLQELQWLRGNRDAATFGPVVTENNKAKEWRERAEHFEESCDSVVQMFNRLSNAPNRTILYDLYNYICDIKSGVSLARAFVNSLGGRNPPPSQIINDDPEPWGFRGGLSGEFQRMLPCHGNRDLFRTPPATRVYTIRPCTPKDMSELLRLSKEIQSETLQQVTLIGDRLVDGQIVPSKHCDLVLEDEVGICGFALALTDAKIAMTTSQYPETMLRDFPSLMIIQIHPRVPDPNTAKRLIGNMLSLLQEAGSTGVFCEFRSNDRRMLDFLRTLGLLHLLTVEGLQPGLVIMGTKL